The DNA segment aATGAAATGAAGTTCCATTTTCGTAGTaaaattctatctttttatttccctaatttttgttaatttcttatcattttcagttTCGATAATGTTGTCTTTAaaaacatgacatgcacgcggaattcatgcccagatcttaaaaagctgtctaatctcgaaataatgaatcaagaagttgagtatgacgaagatgaggcttttagagaaataaaatgggaattggatcaatttgagaataagcctaagcctaacttaaatgaaactgaggCAATTAACCTGGGAAGTCCTGAAGAAACCAGAGAAACAAAAATAAGCATTCATACTGAACAAAAGACGAGAGATGccataattcaagttttgttCGAGTACAGAGATGTatttgcttggtcgtatgatgacatgccgggtttgagtgtCGATTTAGTGGTCCATAAACTTCCCACACATCCTAATTTTCCACCAATCCAGCAAAAACAAAGGAAGTTTAAGACAGACATGAgtgataagattaaagaagaaataacGAAGCAACAAAGTACAAATGTGATCAGGATCGTCCAATACACTACATGGTTAGAAAatgttgtgccagtgccaaagaaggatgggaaaatcagagtttgtgttgactatagggatttaaacaaagcaagtccaaaggacaactttcccttacccaacattcatatccttgttgataattgtgctaaacatgaaatccaatcttttgtggattgttatgccggatatcaccaaattctgatggataaagaagatgcagaaaagaccgccTTCACAactccatggggaacttattgttatagggtcatgccattcggtttgaagaatgcaggggcaacttacatgagagccatgactaccatattccatgacatgatgcataaagagattgaagtgtacgttgatgatgtgatcattaagtcGAGAACACAAGCTTACCATGTGCAAGActtgaaaaagttctttgaaaggctacgaaggtacaatctcaaactcaatccagctaaatgtgcatttggagttccttctgggaagcttttgggttttatagttagtcgaagaggcattgagttagatccCTCCAAGATAAAGACCATTCGAGAGCTGCCtcccccgaagaacaaaacagaagtcatGAGTTTACTCGGGAGGTTGAATTATATTAGCAGGTTCATCTCGTAGCTTACAACCAAATGTGAgcctatttttaagttgttgaaaaagaacgcCGCTATCAAGTAGACAGATGAGTGCCAAGAAGCTTTTGctaagatcaaggaatatttgtcaaatccccctgttttggtcccgccagaacctgatAGGCCTCTGTTTTTATATCTGTCAGTAATGGATAGTTcctttggttgtgttctgggtcAACATGATGCCACAGGCAAAAgggaacaagcaatatattatttgggCAAACAGTTCACCACttatgaggccaaatacactcttttggaaaagacatgttgtgccttaacctgggtcgcccagaagcttaggtattatcttttggcctatacaacttacctcatatcccgaatggatcccctgaagtacatctttcagaagccgatGCCAACAGGCAaattggcaaagtggcaaatcttgctcacagagtttgatattgtttatatcaCTCGCACTGCCATGAAGGCACACGTTTTGGCTGATCATCTGGcagaaaacccggttgatgatgagtATGAATCTTTGAACACATATTTCCCAGATGAAGAGGTTAATTTAGTTGAAGAAGTAGTCCAAGATAACAGTCAAATCTGGAAACTATACTTTGATGGGGTTGTCAACATCAAAGGCATAGGGATTGGGACAATTATAGTATCACCTACTGGGCAACATTACCCTGCTACGGCGCGACTTTGTTTTTTCTATACAAACAACACAGCAGAATATAAAGCTTGCATCATGGATCTGAACATGGCAATAAATCTAAATGTGCATGAACTGTTGGTGATGGGAGATTTAGATTTGCTTATTCGGCAGGCTCAAGGTgattgggagactcgagacatcaagctcatTCCATATAGACAATGTGTGGAGGATCTTAGCAAAAGGTTCAAGTCCATCGAATTCATGTACATTCACAGGTTTCACAATGAATTAGCTGATGCCTTGGCCACCCTAGCCTCAATGCTTCCATATCCAGGTAATACTCACATTGACCCATTAGAAATTCAAATTCGGTATCaacatggttattgcaatacaATTGAAGCAGAACCAGATGGTGCACCATGGTATCGTGATATTAAACAGTTtctgaaaacaagagaatattCGGAACATGCTAacagggatcaaaagagaactatcaGGCGACTCTCtaatggtttctttttgagtggagaaatcctatacaaaagaactctggatttgaatttgttgagatgtgtGGATGCCAAAGAAGCTGAAATGATTATGAATGAGGTGCATTCGGGAGtttgtggtccgcacatgaatggatatgttctagcaaagaaaatccttcgggcaggatattattggcttactatggaacgAGATTGCTTTTGTTTTGTTTGCAAGTGCCACCAGTGTCAGATTCACAGTGATTTGATTCACTCGC comes from the Nicotiana tabacum cultivar K326 chromosome 14, ASM71507v2, whole genome shotgun sequence genome and includes:
- the LOC142169039 gene encoding uncharacterized protein LOC142169039: MKAHVLADHLAENPVDDEYESLNTYFPDEEVNLVEEVVQDNSQIWKLYFDGVVNIKGIGIGTIIVSPTGQHYPATARLCFFYTNNTAEYKACIMDLNMAINLNVHELLVMGDLDLLIRQAQGDWETRDIKLIPYRQCVEDLSKRFKSIEFMYIHRFHNELADALATLASMLPYPGNTHIDPLEIQIRYQHGYCNTIEAEPDGAPWYRDIKQFLKTREYSEHANRDQKRTIRRLSNVGAIPYLLVYGTEAVIPAKIEIPSLRIIVEAGIEDTEWVKSRLEQLNLIDEKRLAAVCFEDQEDFVHSNIIWHLEAITLKAVTKKAVVDFVHSNIICRFSIPKTIITDNAANLNSYLMKEVFLQSTDLMCKNKIPSLARESETFDLNTSRTSFDVMHAET